The sequence TCTTGTCATTGAACTGAACTAATGCAAATACATGTGTGAttaatgtcatttgcaaactTAGATACTGAAGCTTATTAAGCCTTCTTTGAAATGAGACAATATGTGAAAaattcccaaagaaaacagagatgaaattCCATGTCATCTTACACAACAGGAACCCAAAGATGCTACACACCATGTTCCCCCCACTCGCAGGGGCCCTCACTACTTGGAAACTCGACCGCTCTCTCTTCAAACTCAGAGTGAAGGACCAGCCTCACTTGCTACCAGTGAACTTGGGCCTGGAAGGAGCCTGGTTGCTGCTCTGGCTCAGGCTCCCTCTTCCTCGTCGCTCACACCCTCTGCACACAGGGATGGGAAGGACCTGGGATCCAAGCTACTGACCCTGAGCAGATGCTCCAGGACCTGCCACTTGCTGGTCTCCGCGTAGGCCCGGGCACCCCACAGGAACTCGCAGCGGGCAGGGTCGCTGTGGGGCACCTGCCGGTCCTCCAGGTAGCCCTCCTGCACCCACACTTCGGTGAGCAGCTCCCCGGGCTCCCCATAGATGCAGGGCTCCCTCCCGGCACACACCCCCATGTTGCCGAGCActccccacacctcctcctcAGGGGTGCGGTCACCGAACAGGGTGATCACGCCCAGGACCAGCACCAGGAGGCCGGCCTCGGGCGTGCTCTGCCCGTCGCTCAGCACCGCatcccaggtgaggcccagggtggggaccaGGACGTAGGTGCGCTCGCGGGGGTCCACCTCCTTCACGTCCAAGCCAAACACCAGCTGCATGCACTCGCAAGCGTGGCTGAAGACCAGGGGGAAGTGGTCCCGATGCTCCCGGAGGACCATACTCAGCATCTCCGTCTTGGAGGTCGGCTCCCTGGGGCGATACTTGAGCAGGAACGCCACCAGGTCAGCCATCAGCACAACAAGTGCCTCCTGGGGCAAGGACTCCGCATaggtggagaaggagggggcTCCAGGGGAGGCGGAGGACCAGGGGGATGTGGCCTTCTCCCCCGCAGCCCCCAGCAGCGGCGCCTCCACCGGACCCTGGGTCGGGACTGGGGCCTGAAGGTCGGCCTCAGGCTGGCGGAGCTCACTCATCTCGACCGGGGGCCTGATCACTGGGGTCGGGCCGCCCACGGGAGTGTGGTGTGGGCAGGGGACCTCATACCTGGGGTAGAGAGGGGGTGTGAGCGGCCTCGGCGGAGAAAGGCACCCTGGGCAGCTCTGACAAAGGCCACTTACAGGTCGCCTCTTAAAGGCTGCCCTCGGGCCTCACAGGGGCGCTCCTCCTGGGCGGCCTGTCCCCTGCCaacctgaagaaggaagtgagggggcTCCTCAGGGTGCAGCCAGCACGGCCCCAGGTTCTGGGGCTGTCAGGGGGGTGGGGTGACTTGCATGTTGTGGGGTGCCCTCTGTTCTGGGAGGGGGAGCCCCTGGGTACACACTCAGGGCACGCACCTCCCCTGGACTCCTGGCgctgcctgggcctcctctgctctgtgccctgacGACACGGTCTCAGACCTGGGCCTTCGCCTCCCGGTTCCTGGAGCCCCTGTAAGAGGAATGGAGGGCGCACCTCTTGTGTAGACTGTGGCACAGCTCTGGGCCTCGGTGCTGGTAGGAGAATTGGACCGGACTCCGTGAGGTCCCCCCAGTTCTGAGTTCTGGGGTGCGTGGTCCCCTCGGGGCTCGCTCGTCGTGCTCACTCTTCCCCTTAAGGGCCTGGACCCTCCCCTTTGCAGGCCGGAGGAGAAACTCAGAACAGGACCCCGAATCTGAACAGAAAGCAGAGAGGGGGTCCCACAGGTGGCCgcacctgcccagggcctcccgaGGGTCCTAGGATGGAGAGATGCtgggtcctcacctcctcctcacgtcctgcctggcctcccagcACTAACCACAGGGGCAGGTTTCTGTTGAGGCCCCtgttccagggctgggggtctGCTCAGTCCTCCCTCGGGGTCCTGGGAGTCCACCCTCTGCGGACCTGAAGGCTCACCCCTCACACCAAACACCTGACCTCCTGAGGACCCCGACCCAGAGGTCAGGAAACATCTCATCTGCTGACCGCGCTCTGGCGCCTCCAACGCCCCCGCGGAAGGGCGAAGGATCCCTCCCTGTGTTGGGGTCTAACGTCCTCAGCCCTTCCTTCCTCGCGTGCAGGCTGGACTctgggcaggacctgggattGTCCCGTCTGCCAGTGTGAGTCCCTGCTCCTTATACCAGGTCTCCAGTCTCTGAGAGACCCTGACGTCAGGACAGGCCTACCGTGCTCATCCCACCCCGGGGCCTCCCACGGCCACCTGCAAGGGCGGTGATCTGGTGGGTCCCTTTTGTCCTCCCTCAGGGTCCCCTCAGTCCTGCCTAAGGGCCCTAACCTTAGTCCACCAAGGACGTGACATTTTACCCTCCGCGCTCATGAGACCCCGCCCCTTATCCCAGgtccccagcttctctgagacCCGGAAGTCAGGAAGTGCTGACGTGTTCATCCCGCCCTATGACCTCActgggccaactctgttctggggtccacGTTTTCCTCAGTCCTCCCTCAAGGCCCTCACCTTGAGTCCACGCAGGACCTGGGGTCTAGCCATAGCACACCTGAGACCGGACGCTTATACCTGTTCCTAAGCCTCCCTGAGACCCGGATACGTGAGGACTCGCTGCCAAGTGCTCATTCCGCCCCAGGGCCGCCCAGGGCTGAAGGCAGGGAAGGGTATAAGGGTCAGGGTGTCACAGAGACTGCCGAGCGGGTATAAGGGGCGGGGTCTCATAGAGGCTACGGAAGGGTATAAGGAGCGGGGTCTCAGGCGGGCACAGGAGAGAATCCAGTTACTGCTTGGAGTCAAGGTGAACACCCTGAGGGAagactgaggggagcctggaccccagaacagagttggccctgggaggccatagggcgggatgagcacgtgcagcacttcctgacatccgggtctcagagaagcTGCGGAGGGGGCACAGGGGGCAGGGTCTCAGATAGGCTGCGGAGGCGGTATAAGGCTTGGGGTGTCTGGTGGGcacgggagagaatcccaggtcctgcgtggagtcaaggtgagtgccctgagggaggactgaggggagcctggaccccagaaccGAGTTGGTCCTGGGAGGCCATAGTGCGGGATGAGCTCATGCatttcctgacatccgggtctcagagacacTGCGGAGGGGGAGCACTGGGCGTGGTCTCAGAGAGGCTGCGGTGGAGGTATAAGTGTCTGGGTGTCTGGTGAGcacgggagagaatcccaggtcctgcgtTGAGTCAAGGTGAGCACACTGaaggaggactgaggggagcctggatcccagaacagagttggtCCTAGGAGCCCAcagggcgggatgagcacgtgaagcacttcctgacatccgggtctcagagactcTGGGGAGGGGGAGCACGGGGAGGGGTCTCAGGGAGGCGATATAAAGGTCCGGGTGTCTCGTGGGcacgggagagaatcccaggtcttACGTTGAGTCAAGGTGAGTAccctgaggggagcctggaccccagaacacAGTTGGCCTTGGGAGTCCATAGGGCGTTATGAGCAcgtgcagcacttcctgacatccgggtctcagagacgctgcgGAGGGGGAGCATGGGGCGGGTTCTCAGCCTGGGGAGGTGGTATAAGGGTCGGGGTGTCTGGTTAGGACGGGAGAGAATCCCATGTCCTGCGTTGAATCAAGGTGAGCGCCCTGAAGGTGGACTGAGGGaagcgtggaccccagaacaAAGTTGACCCTGGGAcgccatagggcgggatgagcacacGCAGCAGtgcctgacatccgggtctcagagacgctgggGAGGGGAGCACGGGGCGGGATTTCAGAGAGACGAGGGAGGGGGTATAAGGGGCGGGGATGTCTGGTGGGCACTGGACAGAATCCCAGGTCCTGTGTGGAGTCAAGGTGAGGGCCCTGAGGGAGCACTGAGGGCAAcctggatcccagaacagagttggccctgggaggccgTAGGGAGGGATGAACAAATCAGCTCTTCCTGACATCCGGTTCTCAGAGAAGCTGGGGATCTGGGATGAGGGGCGGGGTCTAATGAGGGCAGAGGGTAAAATGTCACGTCCCTGGTGGACAAAGTTTAGGGCCCTTAGGCAGGACTAAGGGGACCCACCAGATCATCACCCTCGCAGGTGGCCGTGGGAGGCCCCGGGGCGGGATGAGCACAGTGGGCCTGTCCTGACTTCAGGGTCTCTGAGAGACTGGAGACCTGGTATAAGGAGCAGGGACTCACAGTGGTAGACGGGACAGTCCCAGGTCCTGCCCAGAGTGCAGCCTGCACgcgaggaaggaaggactgaggaCGTTAGACCCCAACACAGGGAGGGATCCTTTGCCCTTCCGCGGGGGCGTTGGAGGCGCCAGAGCACGGTCAGCAGATGAGATGTTTCCGAACCTTTGGGTCGGAGTCCTCAGGAGGTCAGGTGTTTGGTGTGAGGGGTGAGCCTTCAGGTCCGCAGAGGGTGGACTCCCAGGACCCCGAGGGAGGACTGAGCagacccccagccctggaacaGGGGCCTCAACAGAAATCTGCCCCTGTGGTCAGCgctgggaggccaggcaggatgtgaggaggaggtgaggacccaGCATCTCCCCATCCTAGGACCGtcgggaggccctgggcaggtgcGGCCACCTGTGGGGCCCCCTCACTGCTTTCTGTTCAGATTCGGGGTCCTGGTCTGAGTTTCCCCTCCGGCCTGCAAAGGGGAGGGTCCAGGCCCTTAAGGGGAACAGTGAGCACGACGAGCGAGCCCCGAGGGGACCACTCACCCCAGAGCTCAGAACTGGGGGGACCTCACGGAGTCCGGTCCAATTCTCCTACCAGCACCGAGGCCCGGAACTGTGCCACAGTCTACACAAGAGGTGCGCCCTCCATTCCTCTTACAGGGGCTCCAGGAACCGGGAGGCGAAGGCCCAGGTCTGAGGACCGTGTCgtcagggcacagagcagaggaggcccaggcagcGCCAGGAGTCCAGGGGAGGTGCGTGCCCTGAGTGTGTACCCAGGGGCTCCCCCTCCCAGAACTGAGGGGACCGCACTACACCCAAGTCACCCCACTGCCCTGTCAGCCCCAGAACCTGGGGCCGTGCTGGCTGCACCCTGAGGAaccccctcacttccttcttcaggttGGCAGGGGACAGGCTGCCCAATAGGAGCGCCCCTGTGAGGCCCGAGGGCAGCCCTTAAGAGGAGACCTGTAAGTGGCCTTCGTCAGGGCTGCCCAGGGGGCCTTTCTCCGCCGAGGCCGCTCACACCCCCTCTCTTCCTCAGGTATGAGGTCCACGCCTGTCACCCGTGCCCACACTCCCGTGGGCGGCTCGACCCCAGTGATCAGGTCCCCGGTCGAGATGAGTGAGCTCCGCCAGCCTGAGGCCGACCCTCAGGCCCCAGTCCCGGCCCAGGGTCCGGTGGAGGCGTCGCTGctgggggctgcgggggaggAGGCCGCATCCCCCTCGTCCTCCGCCTCCCCTGGCGCCCCCTCCGTCTCCGCCTATGCCGAGCCCTTGCCCCAGGAGGCACTTGGTTCGCTGATGGTTGACCTGGTGGTGTTCCTGCTCCTCAAGTATCGTAGCGGGGAGCCGACCTCCGAGGTGGAGATGCTGAGTACGGTCCTCCCGGAGCATCGGGACCACTTCCCCGAGGTCTTCCGCCACGCTTGCGAGTGCCTGCAGGTGGTGTTTGGCTTGGATGTGAGGGAGGTGGGCCCCCGCGATCGCACCTACGTCCtggtccccaccctgggcctcacctgggatGCAGTGCTGAGGGCCGGGCAGCGCACGTGCGAGGACGGCCTCCTGGTGATGGTCCTGACCATGATCACCCTGTTCGGTGAGCGCGCCCCTGAGGAGGAGTTGCGGGGAGCGCTCAGCAAGCTGGGGTTGCGTGCCAGGAGGGAGCTGCTCACCGAAGTGTGGGTGCAGGCTGGCTACCTGAAGTACCAGCAGGTGCCCCACAGCGACCCTGCCCGCTACGAGTTCCTGTGGGGTCCCCGGGCCTACGCGGAGGCCAGCAAGTGGCAGGTCCTGGAGCATCTGCTCAGGGTCAATAGCATGGATCCCAGGTTCTTCCCATCCGTGTCTGCAGAGAGCGTGAGCGATGAGGAAGAGGGAGCCTCAGCCAGAGCAGCAGCCAGTCCCACGTCCAGCAGCTTCTCccgtggggcaggaaggggggctGATCCTTCACTCTGAGTTTGAAGAGGGAGCGGTCAGCCTTCTAAGCAGTGAGAGCCGGGCGAGTTGGGGGAAGCCGGTGTGCAGCATTTTGGGTTCCTGTTGTGTATGTTGACATGGACttccatgtctgttttctttaggaatttttcaaatgttggttCTTTGAATAGAAGACTAAACAAGCTTCAGTGTCTAACTTTGTGTATGACGTTAATCCCACAGTTATTTGCGCTAATTCAGTTCAAGAACAAGAGTTTTGCTGTTTTGTAAGAGAGGTTGGGAAATCTCCCAGTTCGTTTTGTGACCGTGTTCAAGATAACGGAATTGGAATCAGAACTGCTCTGGAAACGTGGAAGTACTTAGCAGTGATATAGAtgggggaagaaatagaaaaataaaagccattgtTGTTCCAAttcttgcttccctgtcttgtctGTCATTCTGTAAATAAAACGAACTATCTCTGTTGAGTTGGATTTGCACGGGTATTTTAAGAAAGTAGGAGAAGGTTCATCTCTGTCAATAAGCCCCCTGCCCACTGGCTTGTTTATTCCGCAGACCTCCACGGAGCCTCTGCTCTCCGGAAGGGCCTGTGTTAGTAGCGGGAACGCTAGGAAAAGCAGGACACACCCACACCTAGAGTGATGGTCTAGGAGCCACTGTCACATGAGGAAGGTGGTGAGACGTCCCCTAAGTCCCACAGAATAAGACAACATGGGACGAGGCGGTGGGGCTCCAGGAGCGAGCCCTGGAGCGTTAAGTGCCCCGAGCCAGGGCACtttgggcctttgggaagtggggGTTCCTTCTGTgggaggtgatggtgatgaagCTGGGCGGTGGCAGCAGCCAGACATGCAGAGGGTGTGTTTTGGGTTGGAGGGGAAAGTCTGAAATGGGACATTGCTGTGAGATGTCCTTCTGGGTCACGGATAAAGCCGAGAGAAATCtcgccctggggcaggaaggaaggggtgcTGGCTCTTGTTGCATTGCAGTGGGCCACAGTGAAGAGGTAGGTGTTTCATACCCGCCATCTGCGAGGATTTCCAGAGAAATGAGGGTCTTGCTCTTTGAAGCCCTGCTCGGTATTCCCGGGGctggccctcctctccctgccctgggagagCCAATTACCAACCGTATGGAAACGACCATTTTAGTCACCTGGAGTTTACTTTGGCCACTTGTGAGCAAGGTCTAGATTTCAGTgggatgaaatgaatgaaaatagggGGTTTGAAAGAGGAGAGGCTGCCGAAGTGGAAAGGAGTCGCCATGTGACTGGAATCCTGGGAGCTTTGCGTGAGCTGCCCCCAGCTGGGGAAATCACCACCCTTCCCTCCATGCcgacagacgcacacacacacacacacacgcgcacacacacacacatccaaattGAATAATATATCCTGCAGGAGTTAAACACACAGAACAGCAATTTTGACTGGTTTTCTATTCCGTTTCCTATGGAGCTGCAAATTCTCTGAGATGTcatgaaaagaaagcaatttccAGAGGGGAGAAGGACAGAGTCTGGGATCAGAATAATACTAGAAATAAGTCCTAGCCACTAAGGAGCAACGTCCGCCAGTGTCGCCGCGTTCAGGCAGGTGCAGAAATATGGCGGCATCAGAGACCCACAGGTTTGGGCTGTGACCTGGCATCGAAAGGAAGGAGCAACTTCTGGGCCTAATGGGATTGGGAGGTCACTGCAGTGGGAGGTGCAGACGGCACCGGGGGCTAAAGAGGCAGCCCTCCCTGCTGAGCGCCGTACGACAACGTGAACCTTACGTGGGATCCTGGATTTGAAGCACCTGCCATATAGCAGGTGGGCACTTGGAAAAGGTGGAGAATTTCAGGGCCAATGTAACCTGCTCAGACACTCCTGCCGGAAAAGAAGGGGATTTTGTCATCACAAAAGGTAAGCCCTGCTTTTGTTGAGCCTCTACTAGGCAGTGTGGCATTGGAGAGCCGTCAGGTGCTCGTCCCCATcttgtcttcctctcctccccgcaCAAGTGGGGACACAGCACTGCCAGAGTCCTCTTCACTTAGGAGGGGTCATGGGATGACCCTTTGCCACTGAATTCTGAGCAGAAGCATTTTTGTCACGGCCATCTGTATCGAAGGCACACCGGGGTCGGGGGTTAGTCCTCAAGCCATGACAACACAGACACAGACCACTGTGCTTCCTCCCCCAGGGTCTTAAGTCCTGCGCCTCTGACCCTTAGATGTGAGATGCCAGACTCTGTGCCTTTAAGGCCCTGGGCAGGGTTGGAGGTGTTCCAGAGAGAGGCTGCCCCACAGGGAGCTGGCGGAGGGCATTTCCCTCAAGCAACCCGCACCCTTAGGTCCCTGAGCGGCACCCATCCGTCCCCGCGGGGCTGTGCTGAGTCTCTGTCAGGAGGGCAGCCGCCAGCTGCCGAACGGCCCCGTTGGGGTCGGGGGCGTCCTCGTGGGGCCCAGCCCCGAGTCCCCCTCAGGGGTGACCCTGCTGCCCACAGCGCCCACTCTCTCCGGAACCTGGCCTCGGTCTGCACAGCCTGGCTTTTGCCCTGCCTGTCCCCCGACTAAGAGCCGCTTAGGCCCCGGTCCTGATGACCTCGTGCATGTATGTTTATCTGAAAGTCCCAGAGaagcatcccccacccccaccaatatCATGGTTCGGGTGGAGCTGGCAGGACGTGATGCAGCCACTTGGCGAGCCTCCTCGTGGTTGGTAAGTGATGATCATTGCCGCGGGGATGTGGGGCGAATCTCTGTGCTTCCgacttattttgaaatcattcccTACGTAATGCCCAAATGTTTGAGTACACTGATGGCCTTCTGAATGTGACCGTGAGGTTTTGGTTTTTGAGCCTGAGTGCGAGAGGCACAGGCGTGTCCTGTCAGCCACCCGCAGAGCCGCCTAGGACTCTGGTGTCCCCGATCAGGGTGTTTGAGCAGAGGGACAGGCTGTAGCAGATGGCAGGGGTGGTCCCCAGGAcgctcccccaggccccagccaccCGCAGACCCGCATGAAGGTTTGGAAAGGAGCCAGGCAGGAGAGGGCTTTGGGGTCCCGGTGATGCAGGCTGTGAAGAGGGTCCGCCGCCCCAGAGAGGTGGAAGGAGCAGCACCCATCAGATCCCATCTGACCTGCCCTGGGCTGCCcgggggaggcaggtgggagcaGATGCCTCTGCCGGTGAGCTGCAGCCCTGGACCCCAGCAGGAAATGGGTGCTCTTGGGACAACGGGTGCTCCAGGACCAGAGCCCCGTGGGGCACTGCCGGGGGAAAGCAGGGATTCCTAGTGCCCGTTCGTGCAGTGAACTGACTGATGGGGGACAGTGCTAGCCCAGGGACGGCCGTGGCAGGCAGCGCAGCAGCGGCCGGGACACGCCAAGAGCGCCCCAGGGACATTCAGGGAGGCACTTTTCAGGGGGGCAGCAGCACCCTCCCCAGTAGACTCTGGACGAGCACACACCACCCCGGCACCCAGCCAGTCCTGACCAGGGCGGGGCAGGGCACACGGGAGCTGCTGCCTGTCAGCGGGAAGCTCTGACGTTCTCTACGTGCGCTGAGCCTGCCCCCTGAGGGGCTGGTGTGAGTTGTCTCAGCCGTGGCCCTGTTTCCCGAGAAGCCCCCATTCCCCAGCCCCAGCTAAAGTCTGCTCTGAGCTCCAGCCTCCTCGGCAAAGGGCTGACCTCCTGCCTGGCTCTCGCCTACCCTCCTGTGTGGCAAATATCGCCGGCTGCTGCTGTAGGGGCCTTTGTGAGCAAGCGCGGGGGCCCGGGCCTGTGCCTGTCCGTGGTCCCTGAGCTGGGGCTGGGCACAGGGATAGGGCTGGGTTGGTGGCGGGATGCAGGGTGTGAAGCCAAGTGACATTCAGAAGACAGCAGCAGGGTGTAAAGCCACGTGTGAGCAAGCATCCAGGAGGAGGTGCATCCGCAGGGCCCTGAAGGGCACAGACACTCACGCCCCGTGGGGATGCGGAGAGTCCGCCGGCCCGGCGGTCCCCGTGCTTTGAATGCAGGCTTGCCGCCTGCCTGACAGCCAGTGTGCCCGGGGAAGTGAGCCTGCAGGAGAACGTGGGGCCACCACGCCGCTGGGACAGAAGGGAGCAGAGTGGGCAGTggaaggagagagcagggccCAAGCCTGAGCATAGGAGCCGCCTTCAGAGGGCCGTGCCTCGGACCCCCACGTCCAAGACCCTTCTCCATCCTCACACCCTCTGTGCTAGATCCCACCTCTCCTTCAGGGTCTCCTCTTCATTTCAGGGGAGGTGGGGTCTTGACAGGGTTTAGGAGAGTCCCCGTGGGCAGGGTCCGGCATCAGGCTCTCGGTGTCCTCATCTGTAGGATGGAGAGTGTAACAGTACAACTTCTGAGCCTTGATATGAGATTGTGTTCGGTTCCTGGAGCCGCCCAACAAGGTACCACAAATTGAAGTCGCCAGTGGGGTTTcaacttctctcccttttctgaaGGCTCAAGTGAAAACCATCACGGTGCTGGCAGGGCCATGCCTCCTCTGATGGCTCTGGAGGagggtttttcttctttcttccaactTGTGATGTTCCCAAGTGTTCCGTGGTTTACGGCTGGATTACTCCCGTCTCTGTCTTCATTTTCACATGGCTGTCTCCCCTCTGGTCATGTCTACAGCCGATTTGCCCTC is a genomic window of Phocoena sinus isolate mPhoSin1 chromosome X, mPhoSin1.pri, whole genome shotgun sequence containing:
- the LOC116747239 gene encoding melanoma-associated antigen 10-like — translated: MSELRQPEADLQAPVPTQGPVEAPLLGAAGEKATSPWSSASPGAPSFSTYAESLPQEALVVLMADLVAFLLKYRPREPTSKTEMLSMVLREHRDHFPLVFSHACECMQLVFGLDVKEVDPRERTYVLVPTLGLTWDAVLSDGQSTPEAGLLVLVLGVITLFGDRTPEEEVWGVLGNMGVCAGREPCIYGEPGELLTEVWVQEGYLEDRQVPHSDPARCEFLWGARAYAETSKWQVLEHLLRVSSLDPRSFPSLCAEGVSDEEEGA
- the LOC116747240 gene encoding melanoma-associated antigen 8-like → MSELRQPEADPQAPVPAQGPVEASLLGAAGEEAASPSSSASPGAPSVSAYAEPLPQEALGSLMVDLVVFLLLKYRSGEPTSEVEMLSTVLPEHRDHFPEVFRHACECLQVVFGLDVREVGPRDRTYVLVPTLGLTWDAVLRAGQRTCEDGLLVMVLTMITLFGERAPEEELRGALSKLGLRARRELLTEVWVQAGYLKYQQVPHSDPARYEFLWGPRAYAEASKWQVLEHLLRVNSMDPRFFPSVSAESVSDEEEGASARAAASPTSSSFSRGAGRGADPSL